A window of Triplophysa dalaica isolate WHDGS20190420 chromosome 7, ASM1584641v1, whole genome shotgun sequence contains these coding sequences:
- the trpm4a gene encoding transient receptor potential cation channel subfamily M member 4a isoform X1, which yields MTKIEKEKDGGGGGERKSGKDQSWIPKMFKKRTCTTFVKDSRKSGLCQCGGALKDHTSVTTDDCTDDKWESLQHTCEYSTDAFGDLEFAGTGRRHKPFLRLSYDTPPDYVYALMTTQWGLPVPNLVLTVVGGEGKVKVKPWVREVIRQGIVRAAQSTGAWILTAGLKEGISRCVGEAVRDHCATASPLSQAKVIAVGVAPWGLIYQRQQLVNPKGSFPARYYAQNMPPTSSCLDSSHEAFLLVDDGSVGQRGCETLFRANLEDFISHQRTGIWGSGSIEIPVLCVLIAGDASMLERVDLSLKNATPWLVLAGSGPAADLIAGILRDVNAPMTPPVSPTLPPANKEASISNSTELMERVRERIKKQFPFETEIDKLADQALSICQNKDLITVFRGDQEGKEDFDTIILKALVRAAKRNSNNASEYTEELKLAVAWNRVDIAKSELFNTDIQWRYDDLEESMTDALVNDKPHFVRLFVESGLNILEYLTFHRLEKLYSSLSDCTPVYSFLQKRLQERMDVAASQNRLSSSPDETSSFKHSTNGPIPAAVQELTLYEVSIVLSEIMEDVCQPFYYDPLGLNKGVTSRKAMKLVNKLLLGESPYRNKSCKNPWVALFIWAVVQNRREMSIYFWEMAGESVLSALAGCKILRELSKLEMDTDTKLSMKQLAQTFENLAHDVFSECYQSDESRSYKLLIRQSHLWGEATCLQMATKGDARLFFSHDGVQTLLSQIWWGDMDFNTEVWKLVLSFFLTPFIFTELIVFREPENEEKPEDYPQGKEFDSVEGAESMAEFRNTDEDVEECTSLRVIQEAVPSVVPKKRPFIVHRWRQFWFAPVTSFLGNVFTYFLFLFLFAYVLLVDFKPPPPKGPAPMEIVLYFWVFTLVCEEIRQTFFIGSTTVVQRMRLYIQDIWNKCDLTAILLFILGVLCRMFPWSYDFGRSILCLDYTVFTLRLIHIFAVHKQLGPKIIIVGKMVKDVFFFLFFLGVWLMAYGVANQALLYSYDSRPNWIFRRVFYRPYMHIYGQIPLDEIDADKRAQKQCTKNVTLIHEGSEPCPQSDANWLVLILLSVYLLVTNILLVNLLIAMFSYTFNKVQEHSDVYWKFQRYNLIVEYHSRPCLPPPFIIISHLHIFIKRVIQKIPSSKMQHFVLNVIGKEASWLNKWESMLKENLLSTEGKKQRESDTERLKRTSTKVDSVLKQMVEIRDQDRRLRKLETEVEYCATALSWLVEALSQSDLAKHTSPPPFKGVSSKSPSSPT from the exons ATGACGAAAATCGAGAAAGAGAAGGATGGTGGTggtggaggagagagaaaatCCGGAAAAGATCAG AGTTGGATCCCAAAGATGTTCAAAAAGAGAACGTGCACCACCTTTGTGAAGGACTCTAG AAAAAGTGGTTTGTGTCAGTGTGGTGGAGCACTAAAAGATCATACCAGTGTAACAACTGATGATTGTACGGACGACAAGTGGGAAAGTTTGCAACACACTTGCGAATACTCCACTGATGCCTTTGGCGATCTGGAGTTTGCTGGAACTGGACGTCGACACAAACCA TTTCTGCGTCTGTCATATGACACACCTCCTGACTATGTGTACGCGCTGATGACCACTCAGTGGGGTCTTCCAGTGCCCAATCTGGTACTGACAGTGGTGGGGGGAGAGGGAAAGGTGAAGGTGAAGCCCTGGGTACGAGAGGTGATCAGACAGGGCATTGTCCGGGCTGCACAGAGCACAG GGGCTTGGATCTTGACGGCGGGTCTGAAGGAGGGAATCAGTCGCTGTGTAGGCGAGGCAGTACGGGATCATTGTGCAACAGCTTCACCTCTTTCCCAGGCCAAAGTTATAGCTGTGGGTGTCGCGCCCTGGGGCTTGATTTACCAACGTCAACAGCTTGTGAATCCAAAG GGCAGTTTTCCAGCTCGGTACTATGCACAAAATATGCCCCCTACATCCAGCTGCCTGGATAGTAGCCACGAGGCCTTCCTCTTAGTGGACGATGGAAGTGTTGGTCAAAGAGGGTGTGAAACACTGTTCAGAGCCAACCTCGAGGATTTCATTTCTCATCAGCGCACTGGCATctggg GAAGTGGAAGCATCGAGATTCCTGTTTTGTGTGTTCTAATCGCAGGAGATGCTTCAATGCTAGAG AGAGTTGATTTATCTCTGAAAAACGCCACTCCGTGGTTGGTGCTGGCAGGTTCAGGCCCAGCAGCAGACCTGATAGCAGGAATACTGCGGGATGTCAATGCACCCATGACTCCACCCGTGAGTCCCACTTTGCCGCCTGCCAACAAAGAAGCAAGCATAAGCAACAGCACTGAGCTCATGGAACGAGTGAGGGAGAGAATCAAGAAACAGTTCCCATTTGAGACTGAAATAGATAAACTTGCGGATCAG GCCCTCAGTATATGTCAAAATAAAGATCTGATCACTGTGTTTCGTGGAGACCAGGAGGGCAAAGAGGACTTTGATACCATCATTCTGAAAGCTCTTGTAAGAG ctgctAAAAGAAACTCTAATAATGCTAGTGAGTACACGGAGGAACTGAAGCTGGCCGTGGCCTGGAATAGAGTGGACATTGCTAAGAGCGAACTGTTCAACACCGACATCCAGTGGAGG TATGATGACCTGGAGGAATCAATGACAGATGCGCTGGTGAACGACAAGCCTCACTTTGTTCGTCTGTTCGTGGAAAGCGGTCTGAACATTCTAGAATACCTGACGTTCCATCGTTTAGAGAAACTGTACAGCTCGCTGTCTGACTGCACTCCGGTCTACTCGTTCCTCCAGAAAAGACTGCAGGAGCGAATGGACGTAGCGGCCTCACAAAACAGATTATCGTCCTCACCTGATGAGACTTCATCTTTCAAGCATTCCACAAACGGCCCAATCCCTGCTGCTGTACAAGAACTCACCCTATATGAG GTCTCAATTGTGTTATCTGAAATCATGGAGGACGTGTGTCAGCCGTTTTACTATGACCCTCTGGGTCTAAACAAGGGAGTGACCTCCAGAAAAGCAATGAAG CTTGTGAATAAATTGTTGCTAGGGGAGAGTCCGTACCGAAATAAATCCTGTAAGAATCCCTGGGTCGCTCTATTCATATGGGCTGTTGTGCAGAATCGACGAGAAATGTCCATATACTTCTGGGAAATG GCGGGGGAGTCAGTGCTAAGTGCTCTTGCCGGATGTAAGATATTAAGAGAACTCTCTAAACTGGAGATGGACACCGATACCAAACTTTCCATGAAACAACTGGCTCAAACCTTTGAGAATCTGGCACATG ATGTGTTCAGTGAATGTTACCAGAGCGACGAAAGCCGTTCTTATAAGCTTCTTATCAGACAATCACATCTATGGGGCGAGGCTACCTGTCTGCAGATGGCCACAAAAGGTGATGCTCGCCTCTTCTTCAGTCATGACGGAGTGCAG ACCTTACTGTCCCAAATTTGGTGGGGGGACATGGATTTCAATACAGAGGTGTGGAAACTGGTTCTCTCGTTTTTCCTGACTCCCTTCATCTTTACCGAGCTCATTGTTTTCAG AGAGCCAGAAAATGAGGAGAAGCCCGAGGATTATCCTCAGGGTAAAGAATTCGACAGCGTGGAGGGAGCGGAGTCAATGGCAGAATTCCGGAACAC GGATGAAGATGTGGAGGAATGTACCTCTCTGAGAGTAATCCAAGAAG CAGTACCAAGCGTTGTGCCCAAGAAACGACCTTTTATAGTTCACCGATGGAGGCAGTTCTGGTTTGCACCGGTGACTTCGTTTCTAGGCAACGTGTTCACATACTTCctctttttgtttctgtttgcttACGTCCTTTTGGTTGACTTCAAGCCTCCACCTCCTAAAGGACCCGCCCCTATGGAGATAGTATTGTATTTCTGGGTCTTTACGCTGGTTTGTGAGGAAATTCGACAG ACTTTCTTTATAGGGTCCACCACTGTAGTTCAAAGGATGAGGCTCTACATCCAGGACATCTGGAACAAGTGTGACCTCACAGCCATCTTGCTCTTCATTCTGGGGGTTCTCTGCAG gatGTTTCCGTGGTCATATGATTTCGGTCGTTCGATACTGTGTCTTGACTATACAGTGTTCACACTCAGACTCATTCACATATTTGCCGTCCACAAACAGCTTGGTCCCAAAATCATCATTGTTGGCAAAATG gtGAAAGATGTGTTCTTCTTCCTGTTCTTCCTGGGGGTGTGGCTTATGGCATACGGAGTAGCCAATCAAGCGTTGTTATACTCCTATGATTCCCGTCCTAATTGGATATTCCGCCGAGTGTTCTACAGGCcatacatgcacatatatgGCCAGATACCACTGGATGAAATAGATG CTGACAAGCGTGCCCAGAAACAATGCACTAAAAACGTGACTCTCATTCATGAGGGGTCTGAGCCTTGCCCGCAATCTGATGCTAACTGGCTGGTCCTTATTCTGCTGTCAGTCTATTTGCTGGTCACCAATATTCTACTGGTGAATCTGCTCATTGCAATGTTCAG TTACACATTCAACAAGGTTCAAGAGCACAGTGATGTGTACTGGAAGTTTCAGCGCTATAACCTGATCGTGGAATATCACTCGCGGCCCTGCCTCCCCCCGcccttcatcatcatctctcACCTGCATATCTTCATCAAAAGGGTCATCCAAAAAATTCCTTCTTCAAAGATGCAACACTTCG TGTTAAATGTAATCGGCAAAGAGGCCAGTTGGCTGAATAAATGGGAATCCATGCTGAAAGAGAACCTGCTTTCCACGGAGGGCAAGAAGCAAAGAGAGAGTGACACTGAGCGACTCAAACGTACCTCCACAAA GGTGGACAGCGTACTGAAGCAGATGGTGGAGATACGCGATCAGGATCGCAGGTTGAGAAAGCTGGAGACGGAG GTGGAGTATTGCGCTACTGCCCTCTCCTGGTTAGTGGAGGCACTGTCTCAAAGTGATCTGGCAAAACACACATCTCCACCTCCTTTCAAAG gtGTATCATCTAAAAGTCCTTCTTCTCCCACCTGA
- the trpm4a gene encoding transient receptor potential cation channel subfamily M member 4a isoform X2: MTKIEKEKDGGGGGERKSGKDQSWIPKMFKKRTCTTFVKDSRKSGLCQCGGALKDHTSVTTDDCTDDKWESLQHTCEYSTDAFGDLEFAGTGRRHKPFLRLSYDTPPDYVYALMTTQWGLPVPNLVLTVVGGEGKVKVKPWVREVIRQGIVRAAQSTGAWILTAGLKEGISRCVGEAVRDHCATASPLSQAKVIAVGVAPWGLIYQRQQLVNPKGSFPARYYAQNMPPTSSCLDSSHEAFLLVDDGSVGQRGCETLFRANLEDFISHQRTGIWGSGSIEIPVLCVLIAGDASMLERVDLSLKNATPWLVLAGSGPAADLIAGILRDVNAPMTPPVSPTLPPANKEASISNSTELMERVRERIKKQFPFETEIDKLADQALSICQNKDLITVFRGDQEGKEDFDTIILKALVRAAKRNSNNASEYTEELKLAVAWNRVDIAKSELFNTDIQWRYDDLEESMTDALVNDKPHFVRLFVESGLNILEYLTFHRLEKLYSSLSDCTPVYSFLQKRLQERMDVAASQNRLSSSPDETSSFKHSTNGPIPAAVQELTLYEVSIVLSEIMEDVCQPFYYDPLGLNKGVTSRKAMKLVNKLLLGESPYRNKSCKNPWVALFIWAVVQNRREMSIYFWEMAGESVLSALAGCKILRELSKLEMDTDTKLSMKQLAQTFENLAHDVFSECYQSDESRSYKLLIRQSHLWGEATCLQMATKGDARLFFSHDGVQTLLSQIWWGDMDFNTEVWKLVLSFFLTPFIFTELIVFREPENEEKPEDYPQGKEFDSVEGAESMAEFRNTDEDVEECTSLRVIQEVPSVVPKKRPFIVHRWRQFWFAPVTSFLGNVFTYFLFLFLFAYVLLVDFKPPPPKGPAPMEIVLYFWVFTLVCEEIRQTFFIGSTTVVQRMRLYIQDIWNKCDLTAILLFILGVLCRMFPWSYDFGRSILCLDYTVFTLRLIHIFAVHKQLGPKIIIVGKMVKDVFFFLFFLGVWLMAYGVANQALLYSYDSRPNWIFRRVFYRPYMHIYGQIPLDEIDADKRAQKQCTKNVTLIHEGSEPCPQSDANWLVLILLSVYLLVTNILLVNLLIAMFSYTFNKVQEHSDVYWKFQRYNLIVEYHSRPCLPPPFIIISHLHIFIKRVIQKIPSSKMQHFVLNVIGKEASWLNKWESMLKENLLSTEGKKQRESDTERLKRTSTKVDSVLKQMVEIRDQDRRLRKLETEVEYCATALSWLVEALSQSDLAKHTSPPPFKGVSSKSPSSPT; encoded by the exons ATGACGAAAATCGAGAAAGAGAAGGATGGTGGTggtggaggagagagaaaatCCGGAAAAGATCAG AGTTGGATCCCAAAGATGTTCAAAAAGAGAACGTGCACCACCTTTGTGAAGGACTCTAG AAAAAGTGGTTTGTGTCAGTGTGGTGGAGCACTAAAAGATCATACCAGTGTAACAACTGATGATTGTACGGACGACAAGTGGGAAAGTTTGCAACACACTTGCGAATACTCCACTGATGCCTTTGGCGATCTGGAGTTTGCTGGAACTGGACGTCGACACAAACCA TTTCTGCGTCTGTCATATGACACACCTCCTGACTATGTGTACGCGCTGATGACCACTCAGTGGGGTCTTCCAGTGCCCAATCTGGTACTGACAGTGGTGGGGGGAGAGGGAAAGGTGAAGGTGAAGCCCTGGGTACGAGAGGTGATCAGACAGGGCATTGTCCGGGCTGCACAGAGCACAG GGGCTTGGATCTTGACGGCGGGTCTGAAGGAGGGAATCAGTCGCTGTGTAGGCGAGGCAGTACGGGATCATTGTGCAACAGCTTCACCTCTTTCCCAGGCCAAAGTTATAGCTGTGGGTGTCGCGCCCTGGGGCTTGATTTACCAACGTCAACAGCTTGTGAATCCAAAG GGCAGTTTTCCAGCTCGGTACTATGCACAAAATATGCCCCCTACATCCAGCTGCCTGGATAGTAGCCACGAGGCCTTCCTCTTAGTGGACGATGGAAGTGTTGGTCAAAGAGGGTGTGAAACACTGTTCAGAGCCAACCTCGAGGATTTCATTTCTCATCAGCGCACTGGCATctggg GAAGTGGAAGCATCGAGATTCCTGTTTTGTGTGTTCTAATCGCAGGAGATGCTTCAATGCTAGAG AGAGTTGATTTATCTCTGAAAAACGCCACTCCGTGGTTGGTGCTGGCAGGTTCAGGCCCAGCAGCAGACCTGATAGCAGGAATACTGCGGGATGTCAATGCACCCATGACTCCACCCGTGAGTCCCACTTTGCCGCCTGCCAACAAAGAAGCAAGCATAAGCAACAGCACTGAGCTCATGGAACGAGTGAGGGAGAGAATCAAGAAACAGTTCCCATTTGAGACTGAAATAGATAAACTTGCGGATCAG GCCCTCAGTATATGTCAAAATAAAGATCTGATCACTGTGTTTCGTGGAGACCAGGAGGGCAAAGAGGACTTTGATACCATCATTCTGAAAGCTCTTGTAAGAG ctgctAAAAGAAACTCTAATAATGCTAGTGAGTACACGGAGGAACTGAAGCTGGCCGTGGCCTGGAATAGAGTGGACATTGCTAAGAGCGAACTGTTCAACACCGACATCCAGTGGAGG TATGATGACCTGGAGGAATCAATGACAGATGCGCTGGTGAACGACAAGCCTCACTTTGTTCGTCTGTTCGTGGAAAGCGGTCTGAACATTCTAGAATACCTGACGTTCCATCGTTTAGAGAAACTGTACAGCTCGCTGTCTGACTGCACTCCGGTCTACTCGTTCCTCCAGAAAAGACTGCAGGAGCGAATGGACGTAGCGGCCTCACAAAACAGATTATCGTCCTCACCTGATGAGACTTCATCTTTCAAGCATTCCACAAACGGCCCAATCCCTGCTGCTGTACAAGAACTCACCCTATATGAG GTCTCAATTGTGTTATCTGAAATCATGGAGGACGTGTGTCAGCCGTTTTACTATGACCCTCTGGGTCTAAACAAGGGAGTGACCTCCAGAAAAGCAATGAAG CTTGTGAATAAATTGTTGCTAGGGGAGAGTCCGTACCGAAATAAATCCTGTAAGAATCCCTGGGTCGCTCTATTCATATGGGCTGTTGTGCAGAATCGACGAGAAATGTCCATATACTTCTGGGAAATG GCGGGGGAGTCAGTGCTAAGTGCTCTTGCCGGATGTAAGATATTAAGAGAACTCTCTAAACTGGAGATGGACACCGATACCAAACTTTCCATGAAACAACTGGCTCAAACCTTTGAGAATCTGGCACATG ATGTGTTCAGTGAATGTTACCAGAGCGACGAAAGCCGTTCTTATAAGCTTCTTATCAGACAATCACATCTATGGGGCGAGGCTACCTGTCTGCAGATGGCCACAAAAGGTGATGCTCGCCTCTTCTTCAGTCATGACGGAGTGCAG ACCTTACTGTCCCAAATTTGGTGGGGGGACATGGATTTCAATACAGAGGTGTGGAAACTGGTTCTCTCGTTTTTCCTGACTCCCTTCATCTTTACCGAGCTCATTGTTTTCAG AGAGCCAGAAAATGAGGAGAAGCCCGAGGATTATCCTCAGGGTAAAGAATTCGACAGCGTGGAGGGAGCGGAGTCAATGGCAGAATTCCGGAACAC GGATGAAGATGTGGAGGAATGTACCTCTCTGAGAGTAATCCAAGAAG TACCAAGCGTTGTGCCCAAGAAACGACCTTTTATAGTTCACCGATGGAGGCAGTTCTGGTTTGCACCGGTGACTTCGTTTCTAGGCAACGTGTTCACATACTTCctctttttgtttctgtttgcttACGTCCTTTTGGTTGACTTCAAGCCTCCACCTCCTAAAGGACCCGCCCCTATGGAGATAGTATTGTATTTCTGGGTCTTTACGCTGGTTTGTGAGGAAATTCGACAG ACTTTCTTTATAGGGTCCACCACTGTAGTTCAAAGGATGAGGCTCTACATCCAGGACATCTGGAACAAGTGTGACCTCACAGCCATCTTGCTCTTCATTCTGGGGGTTCTCTGCAG gatGTTTCCGTGGTCATATGATTTCGGTCGTTCGATACTGTGTCTTGACTATACAGTGTTCACACTCAGACTCATTCACATATTTGCCGTCCACAAACAGCTTGGTCCCAAAATCATCATTGTTGGCAAAATG gtGAAAGATGTGTTCTTCTTCCTGTTCTTCCTGGGGGTGTGGCTTATGGCATACGGAGTAGCCAATCAAGCGTTGTTATACTCCTATGATTCCCGTCCTAATTGGATATTCCGCCGAGTGTTCTACAGGCcatacatgcacatatatgGCCAGATACCACTGGATGAAATAGATG CTGACAAGCGTGCCCAGAAACAATGCACTAAAAACGTGACTCTCATTCATGAGGGGTCTGAGCCTTGCCCGCAATCTGATGCTAACTGGCTGGTCCTTATTCTGCTGTCAGTCTATTTGCTGGTCACCAATATTCTACTGGTGAATCTGCTCATTGCAATGTTCAG TTACACATTCAACAAGGTTCAAGAGCACAGTGATGTGTACTGGAAGTTTCAGCGCTATAACCTGATCGTGGAATATCACTCGCGGCCCTGCCTCCCCCCGcccttcatcatcatctctcACCTGCATATCTTCATCAAAAGGGTCATCCAAAAAATTCCTTCTTCAAAGATGCAACACTTCG TGTTAAATGTAATCGGCAAAGAGGCCAGTTGGCTGAATAAATGGGAATCCATGCTGAAAGAGAACCTGCTTTCCACGGAGGGCAAGAAGCAAAGAGAGAGTGACACTGAGCGACTCAAACGTACCTCCACAAA GGTGGACAGCGTACTGAAGCAGATGGTGGAGATACGCGATCAGGATCGCAGGTTGAGAAAGCTGGAGACGGAG GTGGAGTATTGCGCTACTGCCCTCTCCTGGTTAGTGGAGGCACTGTCTCAAAGTGATCTGGCAAAACACACATCTCCACCTCCTTTCAAAG gtGTATCATCTAAAAGTCCTTCTTCTCCCACCTGA
- the LOC130426563 gene encoding germ cell nuclear acidic protein, whose product MATLRSLLLGLLLALLCSFQTPLAPSASVKAQDLPLIHEEGLMADDDDDDDDDDDDDDDDDDDDDDDDDDDDDDDDDDDDDDDDDDDDDDDDDDDDDDDDDDDDDDDDDDDDDDDDDDDDDDDDDDDDDDDDDDDDDDDDDDDDDDDDDDDDDDDDDDDDDDDDDDDDDDDDDDDDDDDDDDDDDDDDDDDDDDDDDDDDDDDDDDDDDDDDDDDDHEDDDDDDDFHEGSICSFCAHCEHCDSCDKCPCEKGDDSEHCDFCDDCGKCYICPVCDTVCQPGGFIDSVSGSIYKTVADVFNDDDDDDN is encoded by the exons ATGGCTACTCTCAGAAGTTTGCTGCTGGGGCTTTTGCTGGCCCTGCTTTGCTCTTTTCAGACACCCTTGGCCCCCTCTGCCTCTGTTAAAGCCCAGGATTTGCCGCTCATTCATGAGGAAGGCCTGAtggctgatgatgatgatgatgacgacgatgatgatgacgacgatgatgatgacgacgatgatgatgacgacgatgatgatgacgacgacgatgatgacgacgatgatgatgacgacgatgatgatgacgacgacgatgatgacgatgatgatgatgacgacgacgatgatgatgacgatgatgatgacgatgatgacgacgacgatgacgacgatgatgacgatgatgatgatgatgacgacgatgatgacgatgatgatgatgacgacgatgatgatgacgacgacgatgatgatgacgatgatgatgatgacgacgatgatgatgatgacgacgatgatgatgacgacgacgacgatgatgatgacgacgatgatgacgacgacgacgatgatgatgacgacgatgacgacgatgatgatgacgacgatgatgacgacgatgatgatgatgacgatgatgatgatgacgacgatgatgatgacgacgacgatgatgacgacgatgatgatgacgatgacCACGAAG atgatgacgatgatgatgattttcATGAAGGATCCATTTGCTCATTCTGTGCCCACTGTGAG CATTGTGACAGCTGTGATAAGTGCCCATGTGAAAAGGGAGATGATTCAGAACACTGTGACTTCTGTGAT GACTGTGGAAAATGCTACATCTGTCCTGTTTGTGATACCGTTTGCCAGCCAG GTGGTTTCATCGACTCCGTGTCTGGTTCTATCTACAA gACTGTCGCGGATGTCTTTAACGACGACGACGATGACGACAACTAA